ATCACTGCTGTATGTTTTACTGTAAAGTTATATACCATTACATATGATTTTATCTTAAATCGTATTGCTTAGTAATGCTGCAAGGTATTGCGCCTACAAATTCTATTAAATCTTTTGGATTTAATATTATCTGCAATCCACGCTTGCCGCCGCTTATTGCTATTTTCTCGAAATTTTGAGCAGTTGAATCAATAAAGGTGGGATATTTCTTTTTCATACCTATTGGCGAACAGCCGCCGCGAATATAACCTGTTATGCCAAATAATTCTTTGACATGTATCATTTCAACTCTCTTGTCCCCTGCGTTTGCCGCAGCTGCTTTGAGGTCAAGTTCAGCAGTTACGGGAACGCAAAAGACAAGTATGCCCTTTTTCTCACCTCGTGTAACAAGTGTCTTAAAACACTGTGCTGGTGTGAGCGTTTTTATCTGTGCAGCGGCGTGAAGTCCTATCAATTCGTCGTCGTTGAACTCATATTCAAATGTTTCGTAAGGAATCTTGGCCTTATCTAACATTCTCATTGCATTTGTCTTTGTCATAAACTCGCTTCCGATCATCAAATGAATTAACAACCGTAAGTTACCCCATTGAGAAACACAGGCTGGTTCTCCAGAGATATTAATTAAGATACTTCTTAAGATATTTTCCTGTATAAGATTGTTCGCATTTTGCGACCTTTTCTGGAGTTCCGCATACAACAACTGTGCCTCCGCGGTCACCGCCCTCAGGGCCCAAATCAATTATATAGTCAGCGGTTTTTATTACGTCAAGGTTGTGTTCAATAACAACTACAGTGTTACCGGCATCAACCAACTTTTGCAATACGTCAATAAGCTTGTGCACATCTGCTGCATGGAGACCGGTTGTAGGTTCGTCCAAAATGTAGATTGTTTTGCCGGTTGGCCTCTTTGACAGCTCTGCTGCAAGTTTTACTCTTTGTGCCTCGCCGCCTGAAAGAGTTGTAGCGGGCTGACCGACTTTAATGTATGATAGTCCAACATCGCACAGAGTTTTTAGCTTCCTGTGTATTTTTGGTACACTTTCGAAAAACTCCATTGCTTCTTCAACCGTCATATCCAGGATGTCACTTATGTTTTTCCCTTTATATTTTACTTCAAGCGTCTCCCTGTTGTAGCGTTTACCCTTACAAACGTCACATGGTACATATATGTCAGGCAGAAAGTGCATTTCAATCTTAATAATTCCGTCGCCCTGACATGCTTCACATCGGCCACCCTTAACGTTAAATGAGAACCTTCCCGCATTATATCCACGCATTCTAGCGTCCTGTGTCGTCGCAAAAATTGCTCTAATATCTGAAAAGACACCAGTATATGTCGCAGGGTTTGAACGTGGGGTTCTTCCTATAGGTGACTGGTCGATGTTAATGACTTTATCAAGATATTCGACGCCTTCAATACAATCGTGAGCACCGGCCTTTCCTTTTGCTCCGTTCAGTTGCACAGCAAGGCTCTTATATAAAATCTCATTAACGAGCGAACTCTTGCCAGACCCTGAAACTCCTGTGACACAGACAAATTCACCGAGAGGAATTGTTACATCTATTCCTTTAAGGTTATTTTCTCTTGCGCCTCTTATAACCAGCGATTTGCCATTGCCTTTTCTGCGATGTTTCGGAACTTCAATTTTTTTCACTCCGCTCAAATACTGGCCGGTAATTGAGTCAGGGCATTTCTTTATATCCTCAGCAGTTCCAGCACAAACAACCTTGCCGCCGTGGATACCCGCTCCCGGCCCTATATCAACTATCCAGTCTGCAGCGTACATTGTGTCTTCATCATGCTCAACCACAATGAGCGTGTTACCAATATCGCGCAGATTTTTTAAGGTTGCAAGTAACTTATCATTATCACGCTGATGTAGGCCAATACTGGGTTCATCGAGAATATAAACGACGCCTGTAAGTGATGAACCTATCTGAGTGGCAAGACGTATACGCTGGCTTTCTCCGCCTGAGAGTGTTGATGCAGAGCGTGCAAGTGTCAGATACTCAAGCCCAACATTCTTTAAGAACCCAAGGCGTGATTTTATCTCTTTGAGAATACGGTTGGCTATAAGCTCTTCTTTTTTTGTCAGTTTTAATCCTTCAATAAATTTGAGTGCATCAGTAACCGAAAGATGGCAGAAATCATTAATATTCATTCCGCCGACTGTAACAGCCAATACCTCTTTTTTGAGTCTGGCTCCTCCGCATTCCGGACACTTTTCTGCGCTCATATAAGATTCTATCTCTTCGCGCATCCAATCGCTTGACGTTTCTTTGTATCGTCTCTCAAGATTGCCAATAACACCTTCAAAAGCGGTGTAATAAGTACCACTGCCAAAATCACTTTTTCTCTCGATTTTGATTTCTTCGCCGTTCGTGCCGTATAAAATAACGTCTATAACTTTTTTAGGCAAATCTTTAACTGGAGTATCGAGCGAAAATCCGTAATGCTTTGCAAGCCCTTCGTAATACATTTGCGCAATTGAAAAACTTTCACCCATATTCCAGCCGCTGCCCTTAATTGCACCTTCCCTGATGGACAGATTCTTGTCCGGAATAATAAGATCAGGGTCTATCCTCATAAAAACACCCAGGCCGCTGCATTTAGGGCAGGCACCATACGGATTGTTAAACGAGAATATTCTCGGTTCAAGTTCTTCAATGCTGACACCGTGCTCAGGGCATGCATAATTTTGTGAAAACAGGATTTCATCGCCGCCGACTACATCTATAATTACCAATCCACCGGAAAGTCCAGATGCAGTTTCAATAGAGTCAGTAAGGCGACCTTGGATCTCAGGCTTTATTACAAGCCTGTCCACAACTATTTCAATATTGTGCTTTTTATTCTTTTCAAGCTTTATTTCCTCGGAAAGATCATAGATAATGCCGTCAACACGGACGCGTACAAATCCTGACTTCCGTGCCGACTCAAACTCTTTTACATGCTCTCCCTTTCGTGCTCTGACAACAGGCGCAAGCACTTGAATTTTTGTGCCTGTTTCAAGTTCCATTACCTTATCGACAATTTGGTCAATAGTCTGCTGCTTGATCTCGCGACCACAGATTGGACAATGCGGTATGCCTATTCGAGCATACAGTAACCTTAGATAATCATAAATTTCTGTTACTGTCCCGACTGTTGAACGGGGGTTTTTTGACGTGGTTTTTTGGTCGATAGATATAGCGGGTGAAAGGCCCTCAATGGAGTCAACATCGGGCTTGTCCATTTGACCTAAAAACTGCCGAGCGTAGGATGAAAGGGATTCTACATAACGGCGCTGCCCCTCGGCATAGATTGTATCAAAAGCAAGTGAGGATTTTCCGCTTCCGGAAAGTCCCGTAAAAACAACGAGTTTATTACGCGGTATCTCAACATCTATATTTTTAAGATTATGTTCGCGTGCTCCCTTAATTTTAATTGAATTTGGGGTCATCTTTAAAGCTCCATTCTGTTTGATTATCTATATTGATTTATGATTAATTCATACAGTCTGCCCCAAACTGTCAGTCGTTGCCCTTAAGTTCTTTTATCTTATCGCGCAAAAATGCTGCATGTTCGAATTCAAGCATTCTTGAAGCCTCTCGCATTTCTTTTTCGAGCTTCTTTATAACGGCTTCACGTTCACGTTTTGACAGCTTCTTAAATGTTTTTCTATCAGGCGTATCTTCTTTTTTAGTAATCTCAATAATATCATGAACGTCTTTAACGATAGTTTTCGGCGTTATGCCGTGTTCTTCATTATATTTCATCTGAATAGAACGGCGCCTCAAAGTTTCGTTAATTGCGCGTTCCATCGACTCTGTAACGCTGTCAGCGTACATAATGACATAGCCAGAGGCGTTTCTCGCCGCCCTGCCTATTGTCTGAATAAGAGATGTTTCACTGCGCAGAAATCCCTCTTTATCAGCGTCAAGAATAGCTACAAGCGACACTTCAGGGATATCCAATCCCTCGCGAAGCAGGTTAATACCGACAAGAACGTCAAATTCACCAAGGCGAAGATCGCGTATAATCTCCATACGCTCGATTGCATCTATGTCATGGTGCATATATCTTACTTTAACACCCATGCCATCAAGATAACGTGTCAAATCTTCCGCCATCTTTTTAGTTAACGTCGTAACCAGTACGCGCTCTTTTCTCGCTGTGCGTTTATTGATTTCTGAAAGAAGGTCATCAATTTGGCCATTGGTCGGCCTAACGCTGACTTCTGGGTCAAGCAGTCCGGTCGGACGTATAACCTGCTCGACAATCTGGGCACTCCTGCTCCTTTCATATTCGCCGGGCGTAGCGCTGACATAAATGACCTGATTTATGCGTTCCGTAAATTCATCAAAGTTAAGCGGACGGTTGTCATATGCTGAAGGCAGGCGGAATCCGTAGTCAACAAGATTCTTTTTTCGGGCCCTATCTCCGCCGTACATGCCTCTTACCTGCGGCAGTGTGACATGTGATTCATCCACAAACAAAAGATAATCGTCGGGGAAATAATCAAGCAGCGTAAATGGAGCGCTCCCAGGTTTACGGCCCGAAAGCACTCTCGAATAGTTCTCGATGCCACTGCAAAAACCAACTTCACGCATCATTTCGATATCGTATTTTGTCCTTTGCTCGATACGCTGCGCCTCTATAAGCTTGCCATGCCTTTTAAACCATTCAATACGCTCTTCCATCTCCTGCTCGATTTCCATTATCGCCCTTTCCATCTTATCGCGGGGAACGATATAATGAGAAGCAGGATAGATTGCAACATGGCTTAAAACGCCTTTAACTTCACCGGTCACGGTATTTATTTCGGTAATTCTGTCGATTTCGTCGCCAAAAAATTCTATTCTAATTGCGGAATCACCAGAATACGCCGGAAATACTTCCAGAACATCTCCCCTAACCCGGAATTTATTGCGGGTGAAATTGATATCATTGCGTTCGTATTGAATTTCCACAAGCTTTTTTATGATGTCGTCGCGGTCTCGCACCATGCCGGGACGCAATGAAATGACAAGATTTCGGTAATCAATCGGGTCACCGAGGCTGTAGATACATGAAACACTGGACACAATAATAACGTCTCTCCGCTCCGACAACGCGGAGGTCGCGGAGTGGCGCAGCTTGTCTATTTCATCGTTAATCGAGGAATCTTTTTCGATATACGTATCTGTCTGAGGAATATATGCTTCAGGCTGATAATAATCGTAATAGCTCACGAAATACTCAACCGCGTTTTCGGGAAAAAATTCTTTAAACTCGCTACACAGTTGGGCTGCAAGCGTTTTGTTGTGTGCGAGCACAAGAGTAGGTTTGTTTACATTTGCGATTATATTTGCCATCGTAAAAGTCTTGCCAGAACCTGTTACACCGAGCAAAGTCTGTTCTTTGTAGCCTTTTAATACGCCATTAGTAAGTTTTTCGATTGCTTCCGGCTGATCACCGGTGGGACTGTATTTTGAAACCAGTTTGAATTTATCCATTTCTTCACTCCCAAAGGGAACATCGTTCGTTTGTATATTATATCATAAACTTTGCTATATGGCAAAATAATCGCAATTAAATGTTGGTTCACCTCATTGTCAGTCTATTTAGCAATTGTAAAACCGTTCCTTTGCGGGAAAATCTCGCTCACTGAAGGTGTAGCCGCAAGAGATACCCAATCCTTCCCAGATACTATTATGTGGTCAAGCAAATCTATATTAACAGTTTTTAAAGCATCCGAAACCTTTTTTGTTAATATTATGTCTTGTTCAGAAGGGATAGCAACGCCACCCGGATGGTTATGCGATATTATCATATCGGTTGCGGCATAACGAACCGCAATTTCTACAAGACGCCTTATACCGACTGCAACAGCGTTAATTGACCCTTCTATAACAGTGTTGCAGAAAAGTAATTTCCCTTTCGCGTCAATGCACATAACTGCGATCATTTCATTCGTTCTGCCTATAAACAGGGGGATAAAATATTTTGCTGCGTCTTTTGACGATTTAACGATACTCCCCGTCTCCTGCATTTCCATCAAATACCGGCGGCAGACTTCCGGGAAAAGTTTTATTAATGTCGCAGTGTTGAGCCCAATTCCATCAACTTTCATCAGTTCCTCGATCGGTGCGTCAAATACATTAATAAGAGAGCCTCCGAAATATTTCAGCAGGTTGTGCGCGATTGGGTTTGTATCACGCCTCGGAACAGAATAAAACAATATCATTTCCAGCACTGCGTGCGGTTCAAAATTATCTAAACCTTCCGCTAAAAAGCGCTTTTTTAGTCTTTCCCTATGTCCTTTATGAATTTGTGTGTCATTTTCTTTAGCATCAGGCATTCTGACACATCCTTTTTGTCATCTATTAAATTGGAACTTTTATTATTGCTATTATATAATACATTCGATTTTTTGAAAAGATTTAACACAGCAGCACCAGAATGCGATTATTTACTTTGAAAACAATGTTTGTCTTATTTTATGGTATAATTCATATGTCAGTTGAATAAACGAATTTGTATTGAAATCATTTCGGAGGTATTTAATGAAAGAACTGATAATTGATAAAAATGACGCTGGTCAAAGACTTGATAAATTCGTGCAAAAAGCAGTAAAAACCCTTCCGCAGTCTCTCTTATACAAATATGTCAGGATGAAAAGAATTAAGGTAAACGGAAAGCGCAGCGCAATCTCCTACAGGCTTTGTGAAAATGACCGCGTTCAGCTTTATATAAATGACGAATTCTTTGAACAAGGCGGTGAGAACACATTTTTAAAAGCGCCGGCCAAAATAGATGTAATATATGAGGATAATAATATTATGCTCGTATATAAAAAAGCGGGGCTTGTCGTACATGAGGACGAAACCGGCACTACTGATACGCTGATAGCCCGTATTCAGCATTATCTTTATGACAAGGGCGAATACGACCCTGAGCGGGAAAATTCATTTGCCCCTGCGCTTTGCAACAGGATTGACCGCAATACTGAAGGCATAGTTATTGCCGCCAAAAATGCAGAAACATTGCGTATCATGAATGAAAAGATTAAGTCACGGGAGATAAAAAAGATTTACCTTTGTATTGCTCACGGAATATTTGAAAAAAAATCCGACCTCCTAACTGGCTATCTTGAAAGAGACAAAAAGGAAAAAATGGTTTATATACACAACCGCCGTCAACCGGGAGACCTTGAGATTAAAACAAAATACCGCGTTATTGGTGAAAAGGATTCACTGAGTTTGGTAGAAGTCGAACTTATTACTGGCAGGACACATCAAATACGCGCGCATTTGGCTTCTATTGGCCATCCCCTGCTCGGTGACGGCAAATATGGGTCAAATGAGATAAACGCAGGTTACAAGCTTAAACATCAGGCGCTTTGCTCATACAAAGTTAAGTTTGATTTTAAAAGTGATGCGGGCATTCTCAATTATCTGAAAGGAAAAACCTTTGAAGTCGAAAATATCTCATTTGTAAATGACTTTTATAATGGAACACTGAAAAAATAAAATTAAAAATTTGCTAAAAATAACTTGACAACAACAATAATACAATTTACTATAATAACTGTACTATGATTTATAGTACAGTTATTATAGTAAAGGAGGGAAATTATTACGCTCAACGTAGATAAACAATCAAGCACCCCCGTTTACGAACAAATTATTGAACAAATCAAACGTATGATACTTATAGGTAGCTTGAAAAGTGACGAGCAGATACCATCTGTTCGTTCTTTATCACTTGAACTGTCTGTTAATCCGAATACAATACAAAAAGCCTATAATGAGCTTGAAATCAGCGGTATAACATATTCCGTACCTGGCGTGGGGCGGTTTGTCTCAAAAGACGCAAAGCAGAAAATAGGCTCAGACTATAAAAACAATATTGATAAAATTTACGAAATCTCCTATTGGCTCGCCCTCTCAGGAGTTGAGCACAATTTAGTCATCGATATGGTTAATAAAGCATATGATGATGCCTTAAATACAAACAAGGGAAAGGATGAACATCAATGATAAAGGCTGTTAACTTAACAAAAAAGTTTGGCAATTTCACAGCATTATCAGCAATCAACTGCACAATTCCCGAAGGCTGTATATACGGGCTTGTCGGCTCAAACGGCGCAGGTAAATCAACTTTTATTCGGCTCTTGGCCGGCATATATCGCCCTGACTCAGGAACCGCTACTATTGATGACAAATCAATTTATGAAAACCCCGAGGTAAAAAAGAGGATTGCCTATGTATCCGATGAACTTTATTTTTTGCCGCAGGCCTCTATGAACAGGATGGCCAAACTCTACAGCAGAACATTTGAGAATTTTAATTTTGAAAGGTTTCACTATTTGACCAATGCCCTTAAACTTAACCCAAATGTCAATGTAAATAGCTTCTCAAAGGGTATGAAACGTCAAGCGGCCACAATCCTCGCGCTGAGCACTATGCCCGATTACATTCTTTTTGATGAGACTTTTGACGGACTTGATCCGGTTATGCGCAACACAGTCAAAAATATTATTTATTCTGATGTATGTGAGCGGAAAAGTACAGCCGTGATTTCCTCGCACAGCCTTCGTGAACTTGAGGATACTTGTGATCAGTTGGCTCTTCTCCATAAAGGCGGAATAATCTTTGAAAGCGATATCGAGAACCTGAAAACATCGCTGTTTAAGGTTCAAATTGCTTTTAACGAAGATTATGAAAAGGATAAATTTAAGGGTATCGAGATAATCAATTTTCAAAAGAAAGGTTCAGTAGCAAACCTGATTATACGCGGAGAACGTGAAGCAACTGTAGAAAAGTTAAAGCTTATGAAACCTGTCCTGTTAGACGTACTTCCACTGACCCTTGAAGAAGTCTTTATCTATGAAATGGATGCGCTTGGTTATGCATTCAAGGACCTGATGATATAAGGAGTGAAAATGCGCAATGAAAAAGAAATTAATTGATAAAAATCTCGTAATAGAAGGTTTACTTCAACTTAAAATTGCCGGTATTATATTATTTATAATTTCATTCCTCGGAACTCTTATCGTGCCTATTATGAGATTCAACGATATATTATATTATAAGAAAAACGGACTTCCAACTACAAATTTAATGATGCCCATTAATATTAGCGAAATAGCGCCTATACTAATTACATTTATGTATTTAGCGCCATTTATATTTACGCTTGTCTTGTTTTCATTTCTTAATAAAAGAAATTCTTCTGATTTCTACCATTCATTATCATGCAATCGTATAACATTATTCAACAGTTTTGTAGTTTCAATAATAATCTGGATTGTTGCTACAATAATCATCTGCGTAGCAGCCGGAAGCATCGCTTACACCGCAATAGGCATCTATGTTAAATTCTCGTATATAATGTGGCTAATAGGCACACTGTTGGCAGGTACACTGCTTATAATGTCTTGTACCCTCTTTGCAATGACAATTACAGGAACATTATTTACCAATATCATAGTTTTCGGCATAATCTTTTTCCTTCCTCGTTTTATTTTACTTATGTTCAGTAAAACACTGCAAGACTGCGTAAATATCTATATTATGAATGATGCCAACATAGCAAATTACAAAAACAATATTCCTATTATGTTTATCTTTAAATTCTTGGACAACATTAACATTAGTTCGAATGCCTTGTTCTCTTCTCCATCCGCAATAATCTATACGCTATCATTAGCAATTATTTATTTCCTAATTGCCGGTTTCTTATTCAATATACGTAAATCTGAAATAGCTGGAACCAGTGCTCCAAATAGAATATTACAGCACTGTTATCGTTGTATTGTAGCTCTCCCGTTCGCATTAGCTGTTCCAATTTTTCTCATGGCCAATAACTTTGAATCTCGGCCAATATATATAACTATCTTCGTATTACTTTCACTGTTTGTGTATTATTTATATGAGCTATTGACAACAAAGAGCTTTAAAAATGCACTTAATGCAACACCATATTTATTGGTTGTTGTAGTATTATCAGTCATTTTCGGCGTTTTGCTTAATATCTCACGGAACAACATTCTTAGTTTTTCACCATCAACATCAGAAATAAAATATGTAACTTTTCTGCCCGGAGATTCTTTTTATCATGGAAACGATTATTACACAGTAGCAGCCAGCAATATAAATTATTCGGAAGACAATACAAAGAACAAAATCTCCGATATTCTTAAAAACAATATTGAGACCATCAAGAAAAATAAAAATGTTTTCCAGGAGTCGTCTGTTTCAGTTAAGATTACATTAAAGAACGGCAAGGTAGCTAAACGTAGGCTATTCATGACGGCAGACGAGTATTCATCGCTTAACGAATCAATGATGATGAACGAAAAATATCATCACGTTATGAATAGTCTGCCCTCAGACAATATAATCAGCCGGGTCATGTCTGATGAGCTGGATGATAGCAGAAGTATCTGGAACAGCTATAAAGAGGAATTTGCAGCGTTGCCGGATTCAGTAAAGCAAAAGGTAATTATGGTTGGGCAAAATTCTTATTATGATGGTACCAATAACATCGGTTCAATAACCGTGATGGGTTCTCTATACATGAAAAACTATATGCAGAACTATCGAATAACTAAAGATACACCGCAAACAGCTAAGCTTTACATCAATACCGTTAATGCAAACAATAAATCAGCATATAAGAATTTTATAGACTCCTATGGCAGCAACGATATTCTGAACTTTCTTTATATCGAAATGATTAATGGCAGCGGAAGCAGTGAAGAAAAGGCTGAAAATCCTGAAACTAACCATATTGTCCTGTATGATAAACCTTATTCTGACAGCACCTTAATGGAGATAATGGATATTCTGAAAAAGTCAGATGAAAGTCAAATTAATCCATCCAATACTTTACTCAGAATATCGGCTTTTTGCAATGAGCATAACTTTAGTTACTTCCTCCCAATATCTCCGGATGACGCAAAGGAACTTAAAAAATATTGCAACAAATGATTGTATCTGATTGATTATGCTGGTGAATTGTCAATTTGTACTGAAAACTTACCGTAGTGCAATATTCGTTGACAATGAACTTTAAGCAATAAAATAGCACCGCACATATTCTAACTTGAATATGTGCGGTGCTTCTCTTTGCCAATAATAAATCGCCCCAGTCTGAAAGCTGGGGCGATTATTATTTTACTCGTTTGTGGTCTCAGCAGGTTTAGCTTCTTCGGTTGGCTTAGTTTCTTCAGGCTGTTTTTGTTCTTCATCCGATTCAGTCTGCTCTTCGCTCTTCTCTTCTGAACCCTGAGCCTCACGGATTGAAAGGCTTATACGTTTTTTCTCCTCATCAATCTCAATGATTTTTGCCTTTACAATTTCGCCAATCTGAAGAACATCCTGAGGTTTTGCAATATGTTTATCCGAAATCTGTGATATATGGATAAGGCCATCAACACCTGGGATTATCTGCGCAAATGAACCGAAAGGCATAAGGCTGACTATCTTCGCGTCAACGATATCGCCGACTTTGAATTGAGCCATAAACTTAGCCCACGGGTCCTCACCTTTATCTTTATACCCAAGTGAAATCTTCTTTTCTTCTTTGTTGAAGCTCTTCACATATACATTAACGGTGTCACCGACACTGACAACTTCGGAAGGATGCTTGATGTGTGACCATGACAGCTCAGAAATATGAATCATGCCGTCAACGCCGCCAATGTCAACAAACGCGCCGTAATTAGTCAGAGACTTTACAACACCTTTGTATTCCTTGCCCTCTTCTATCTCGTTC
This DNA window, taken from [Clostridium] cellulosi, encodes the following:
- a CDS encoding DNA repair protein RadC (High confidence in function and specificity), with the translated sequence MPDAKENDTQIHKGHRERLKKRFLAEGLDNFEPHAVLEMILFYSVPRRDTNPIAHNLLKYFGGSLINVFDAPIEELMKVDGIGLNTATLIKLFPEVCRRYLMEMQETGSIVKSSKDAAKYFIPLFIGRTNEMIAVMCIDAKGKLLFCNTVIEGSINAVAVGIRRLVEIAVRYAATDMIISHNHPGGVAIPSEQDIILTKKVSDALKTVNIDLLDHIIVSGKDWVSLAATPSVSEIFPQRNGFTIAK
- a CDS encoding hypothetical protein (High confidence in function and specificity), translated to MIKAVNLTKKFGNFTALSAINCTIPEGCIYGLVGSNGAGKSTFIRLLAGIYRPDSGTATIDDKSIYENPEVKKRIAYVSDELYFLPQASMNRMAKLYSRTFENFNFERFHYLTNALKLNPNVNVNSFSKGMKRQAATILALSTMPDYILFDETFDGLDPVMRNTVKNIIYSDVCERKSTAVISSHSLRELEDTCDQLALLHKGGIIFESDIENLKTSLFKVQIAFNEDYEKDKFKGIEIINFQKKGSVANLIIRGEREATVEKLKLMKPVLLDVLPLTLEEVFIYEMDALGYAFKDLMI
- a CDS encoding hypothetical protein (High confidence in function and specificity), with protein sequence MKELIIDKNDAGQRLDKFVQKAVKTLPQSLLYKYVRMKRIKVNGKRSAISYRLCENDRVQLYINDEFFEQGGENTFLKAPAKIDVIYEDNNIMLVYKKAGLVVHEDETGTTDTLIARIQHYLYDKGEYDPERENSFAPALCNRIDRNTEGIVIAAKNAETLRIMNEKIKSREIKKIYLCIAHGIFEKKSDLLTGYLERDKKEKMVYIHNRRQPGDLEIKTKYRVIGEKDSLSLVEVELITGRTHQIRAHLASIGHPLLGDGKYGSNEINAGYKLKHQALCSYKVKFDFKSDAGILNYLKGKTFEVENISFVNDFYNGTLKK
- a CDS encoding hypothetical protein (Family membership) codes for the protein MILIGSLKSDEQIPSVRSLSLELSVNPNTIQKAYNELEISGITYSVPGVGRFVSKDAKQKIGSDYKNNIDKIYEISYWLALSGVEHNLVIDMVNKAYDDALNTNKGKDEHQ
- a CDS encoding putative membrane protein (Hypothetical protein), producing the protein MKKKLIDKNLVIEGLLQLKIAGIILFIISFLGTLIVPIMRFNDILYYKKNGLPTTNLMMPINISEIAPILITFMYLAPFIFTLVLFSFLNKRNSSDFYHSLSCNRITLFNSFVVSIIIWIVATIIICVAAGSIAYTAIGIYVKFSYIMWLIGTLLAGTLLIMSCTLFAMTITGTLFTNIIVFGIIFFLPRFILLMFSKTLQDCVNIYIMNDANIANYKNNIPIMFIFKFLDNINISSNALFSSPSAIIYTLSLAIIYFLIAGFLFNIRKSEIAGTSAPNRILQHCYRCIVALPFALAVPIFLMANNFESRPIYITIFVLLSLFVYYLYELLTTKSFKNALNATPYLLVVVVLSVIFGVLLNISRNNILSFSPSTSEIKYVTFLPGDSFYHGNDYYTVAASNINYSEDNTKNKISDILKNNIETIKKNKNVFQESSVSVKITLKNGKVAKRRLFMTADEYSSLNESMMMNEKYHHVMNSLPSDNIISRVMSDELDDSRSIWNSYKEEFAALPDSVKQKVIMVGQNSYYDGTNNIGSITVMGSLYMKNYMQNYRITKDTPQTAKLYINTVNANNKSAYKNFIDSYGSNDILNFLYIEMINGSGSSEEKAENPETNHIVLYDKPYSDSTLMEIMDILKKSDESQINPSNTLLRISAFCNEHNFSYFLPISPDDAKELKKYCNK
- a CDS encoding ybaK/ebsC protein (High confidence in function and specificity), whose product is MTKTNAMRMLDKAKIPYETFEYEFNDDELIGLHAAAQIKTLTPAQCFKTLVTRGEKKGILVFCVPVTAELDLKAAAANAGDKRVEMIHVKELFGITGYIRGGCSPIGMKKKYPTFIDSTAQNFEKIAISGGKRGLQIILNPKDLIEFVGAIPCSITKQYDLR
- the uvrB gene encoding UvrABC system protein B (High confidence in function and specificity) → MDKFKLVSKYSPTGDQPEAIEKLTNGVLKGYKEQTLLGVTGSGKTFTMANIIANVNKPTLVLAHNKTLAAQLCSEFKEFFPENAVEYFVSYYDYYQPEAYIPQTDTYIEKDSSINDEIDKLRHSATSALSERRDVIIVSSVSCIYSLGDPIDYRNLVISLRPGMVRDRDDIIKKLVEIQYERNDINFTRNKFRVRGDVLEVFPAYSGDSAIRIEFFGDEIDRITEINTVTGEVKGVLSHVAIYPASHYIVPRDKMERAIMEIEQEMEERIEWFKRHGKLIEAQRIEQRTKYDIEMMREVGFCSGIENYSRVLSGRKPGSAPFTLLDYFPDDYLLFVDESHVTLPQVRGMYGGDRARKKNLVDYGFRLPSAYDNRPLNFDEFTERINQVIYVSATPGEYERSRSAQIVEQVIRPTGLLDPEVSVRPTNGQIDDLLSEINKRTARKERVLVTTLTKKMAEDLTRYLDGMGVKVRYMHHDIDAIERMEIIRDLRLGEFDVLVGINLLREGLDIPEVSLVAILDADKEGFLRSETSLIQTIGRAARNASGYVIMYADSVTESMERAINETLRRRSIQMKYNEEHGITPKTIVKDVHDIIEITKKEDTPDRKTFKKLSKREREAVIKKLEKEMREASRMLEFEHAAFLRDKIKELKGND
- the uvrA gene encoding UvrABC system protein A (High confidence in function and specificity) — translated: MTPNSIKIKGAREHNLKNIDVEIPRNKLVVFTGLSGSGKSSLAFDTIYAEGQRRYVESLSSYARQFLGQMDKPDVDSIEGLSPAISIDQKTTSKNPRSTVGTVTEIYDYLRLLYARIGIPHCPICGREIKQQTIDQIVDKVMELETGTKIQVLAPVVRARKGEHVKEFESARKSGFVRVRVDGIIYDLSEEIKLEKNKKHNIEIVVDRLVIKPEIQGRLTDSIETASGLSGGLVIIDVVGGDEILFSQNYACPEHGVSIEELEPRIFSFNNPYGACPKCSGLGVFMRIDPDLIIPDKNLSIREGAIKGSGWNMGESFSIAQMYYEGLAKHYGFSLDTPVKDLPKKVIDVILYGTNGEEIKIERKSDFGSGTYYTAFEGVIGNLERRYKETSSDWMREEIESYMSAEKCPECGGARLKKEVLAVTVGGMNINDFCHLSVTDALKFIEGLKLTKKEELIANRILKEIKSRLGFLKNVGLEYLTLARSASTLSGGESQRIRLATQIGSSLTGVVYILDEPSIGLHQRDNDKLLATLKNLRDIGNTLIVVEHDEDTMYAADWIVDIGPGAGIHGGKVVCAGTAEDIKKCPDSITGQYLSGVKKIEVPKHRRKGNGKSLVIRGARENNLKGIDVTIPLGEFVCVTGVSGSGKSSLVNEILYKSLAVQLNGAKGKAGAHDCIEGVEYLDKVINIDQSPIGRTPRSNPATYTGVFSDIRAIFATTQDARMRGYNAGRFSFNVKGGRCEACQGDGIIKIEMHFLPDIYVPCDVCKGKRYNRETLEVKYKGKNISDILDMTVEEAMEFFESVPKIHRKLKTLCDVGLSYIKVGQPATTLSGGEAQRVKLAAELSKRPTGKTIYILDEPTTGLHAADVHKLIDVLQKLVDAGNTVVVIEHNLDVIKTADYIIDLGPEGGDRGGTVVVCGTPEKVAKCEQSYTGKYLKKYLN